In Oncorhynchus gorbuscha isolate QuinsamMale2020 ecotype Even-year linkage group LG08, OgorEven_v1.0, whole genome shotgun sequence, one genomic interval encodes:
- the LOC124041995 gene encoding piggyBac transposable element-derived protein 4-like isoform X2, which yields MQSENSSVVQDDNGKEAGKMNSDGEFQACGSNDSFLDSIFEEELDRLLDLDENEDLPYLTEPSEAMEGEESPPNGTEVTETIVEGEYPPDGTEVTETRGGDDSPPIMTRLRVRGISSRPKIEASESSEEDGEDLPPDTEVIESRASKRTKLTSSPKAAPQRKARPPSSPPWTPSPAKSKNRAHAATPLFSGSERKWRTEDEPDQEHKWLPFEPARTPGPQLDTSKNYTVLELFQLFFSNDVVDTLCSNTNKNAKRRQEHGIKEPWKPVSVEEMYKYLSIVIYMGLLNVHTVSDYWNRNRIYCLPFCCTVMTMTRFRAITYSLHMSDPAEDEENDKKKGTADYDRLMRIKPLKDQILDACRAFYHPFQNLSIDERMVHSKARHSLKQYIKSKSYRYGFKLYVLADSRNGYTCDFNVFMTKNPSASGKGESYDVAMNLLKVPYLGTGYHIYVDNFFTSTTFFRDLYKKKLGACGTIREICVGIRENSMPARAEKGTIRWLRDGELLFTKWMGAQPVTMCTTIHKAFAGEQVKIRKQSKNGSWTTQCIPVPEAIKPYNKYMGGVDLSDSLIKCYSVAHKTMKWYKTFFFHFIDIAVVNSFLLQKDMAQMKKKKSMTHKQFREQLCLQLADIGKQEEAEEESSEEEEEEEEQPEEEKELVEVKRPCYPVPIIDPTTVDSSQRKSGGRKKCCLCKESQTNWQCESCQVALCMIPDRNCFRVWHMNKKDLVAEVFKRHIKYNPYPTHPWMEYGGKKIEFKSQKQAQSFIKCHFGLRNNRK from the exons ATGCAATCTGAGAACAGCAGTGTTGTTCAAGATGACAATGGAAAGGAAGCAGGAAAAATGAATTCTGATGGAGAATTTCAAGCATGTGGCAGCAACGATTCATTTCTAGATTCCATCTTTGAAGAGGAGTTGGATCGACTTTTGGACCT AGATGAGAATGAAGACCTTCCTTATCTGACGGAACCTTCAGAGGCTATGGAGGGGGAAGAATCCCCTCCCAATGGAACAGAAGTTACAGAAACTATAGTGGAGGGTGAATACCCTCCAGATGGGACAGAAGTTACAGAGACTAGAGGGGGAGATGACTCTCCTCCAATTATGACACGACTCAGGGTAAGGGGCATCTCCTCTCGCCCTAAGATCGAAGCTTCAGAGTCAAGTGAGGAAGATGGAGAAGACCTTCCCCCTGATACAGAAGTAATCGAGAGCAGGGCTTCAAAAAGAACAAAACTCACCTCTAGCCCCAAAGCAGCACCGCAAAGGAAGGCCaggcctccatcctctcccccctgGACACCCAGCCCTGCCAAATCCAAAAACAGAGCTCATGCAGCCACACCTCttttcagtgggtcagagaggaagtggaggactGAGGATGAACCAGACCAAGAGCATAAATGGTTACCTTTCGAACCAGCTAGGACTCCTGGACCCCAGCTAGACACTTCAAAGAACTACACTGTTCTAGAGCTCTTCCAGCTCTTCTTCAGTAATGACGTTGTTGATACTCTCTGCTCAAACACCAACAAGAATGCCAAGAGAAGACAAGAACATGGAATCAAAGAACCATGGAAACCTGTATCTGTGGAGGAAATGTACAAATACCTCAGCATTGTAATCTATATGGGTCTGCTGAATGTACACACTGTATCAGACTACTGGAATCGAAACAGAATATATTGCCTTCCTTTTTGTTGTACAGTCATGACTATGACAAGATTTCGGGCAATCACCTATTCACTGCACATGAGTGACCCAGCAGAGGATGAGGAAAACGACAAGAAGAAGGGGACTGCGGACTATGATCGGCTCATGAGAATCAAACCTCTAAAAGACCAGATTTTGGATGCATGCAGAGCCTTCTACCACCCATTCCAGAACCTTTCCATTGATGAGCGCATGGTGCACTCCAAGGCCCGCCACAGCCTCAAACAATACATTAAATCCAAGTCCTACAGGTATGGATTCAAGCTGTATGTTTTAGCAGATTCAAGAAATGGCTACACCTGCGACTTCAATGTCTTTATGACCAAAAACCCATCTGCTTCAGGCAAAGGGGAGAGCTATGATGTTGCCATGAACCTGTTGAAGGTGCCTTACTTGGGCACAGGATACCACATTTATGTTGATAACTTCTTCACCAGCACAACTTTCTTCCGTGACCTGTACAAAAAGAAATTGGGAGCATGCGGAACCATACGTGAAATCTGTGTGGGCATCCGAGAGAACAGCATGCCTGCTCGAGCAGAGAAGGGAACCATCCGCTGGCTCCGTGATGGGGAGCTGCTCTTCACCAAGTGGATGGGCGCACAACCTGTCACCATGTGTACCACCATTCATAAGGCATTCGCAGGGGAGCAGGTCAAAATCAGGAAACAGAGCAAAAATGGATCCTGGACAACACAGTGCATACCCGTCCCAGAGGCAATCAAGCCGTACAACAAGTATATGGGGGGTGTGGACCTGTCTGATTCCCTTATCAAATGCTACAGTGTGGCCCACAAAACCATGAAGTGGTACAAGACCTTCTTCTTCCACTTTATAGACATTGCTGTGGTGAACAGCTTCCTCCTGCAGAAGGACATGGCCCAGATGAAGAAGAAAAAGTCCATGACCCACAAGCAGTTCAGGGAGCAGCTGTGCCTGCAGCTTGCTGACATTGGTAAGCAGGAGGAGGCTGAAGAAGAGtcttcagaggaggaggaggaggaagaagaacaaCCAGAAGAAGAGAAGGAATTGGTGGAAGTGAAGCGACCATGCTACCCTGTACCCATAATTGATCCTACCACTGTTGACTCCTCTCAAAGAAAATCTGGCGGCAGGAAGAAATGTTGTCTGTGCAAGGAAAGCCAGACCAACTGGCAGTGTGAGTCCTGTCAGGTAGCACTCTGTATGATACCAGACAGAAACTGCTTCAGAGTTTGGCACATGAATAAAAAGGATCTCGTAGCAGAAGTTTTCAAGAGGCATATAAAGTACAACCCATACCCTACCCATCCTTGGATGGAATATGGAGGGAAAAAAATTGAGTTCAAGTCTCAAAAACAGGCCCAGAGTTTCATTAAATGCCATTTTGGCTTGAGGAACAACAGGAAGTGA
- the LOC124041995 gene encoding piggyBac transposable element-derived protein 4-like isoform X1 codes for MGFVVLLYGISSELLRPGVCLCCSRLWPTAAMMEQKVVWPNALLLDARRRRWKKAMQSENSSVVQDDNGKEAGKMNSDGEFQACGSNDSFLDSIFEEELDRLLDLDENEDLPYLTEPSEAMEGEESPPNGTEVTETIVEGEYPPDGTEVTETRGGDDSPPIMTRLRVRGISSRPKIEASESSEEDGEDLPPDTEVIESRASKRTKLTSSPKAAPQRKARPPSSPPWTPSPAKSKNRAHAATPLFSGSERKWRTEDEPDQEHKWLPFEPARTPGPQLDTSKNYTVLELFQLFFSNDVVDTLCSNTNKNAKRRQEHGIKEPWKPVSVEEMYKYLSIVIYMGLLNVHTVSDYWNRNRIYCLPFCCTVMTMTRFRAITYSLHMSDPAEDEENDKKKGTADYDRLMRIKPLKDQILDACRAFYHPFQNLSIDERMVHSKARHSLKQYIKSKSYRYGFKLYVLADSRNGYTCDFNVFMTKNPSASGKGESYDVAMNLLKVPYLGTGYHIYVDNFFTSTTFFRDLYKKKLGACGTIREICVGIRENSMPARAEKGTIRWLRDGELLFTKWMGAQPVTMCTTIHKAFAGEQVKIRKQSKNGSWTTQCIPVPEAIKPYNKYMGGVDLSDSLIKCYSVAHKTMKWYKTFFFHFIDIAVVNSFLLQKDMAQMKKKKSMTHKQFREQLCLQLADIGKQEEAEEESSEEEEEEEEQPEEEKELVEVKRPCYPVPIIDPTTVDSSQRKSGGRKKCCLCKESQTNWQCESCQVALCMIPDRNCFRVWHMNKKDLVAEVFKRHIKYNPYPTHPWMEYGGKKIEFKSQKQAQSFIKCHFGLRNNRK; via the exons ATGGggtttgtggtccttctgtatgGGATATCATCTGAACTACTTCGGCCGGGGGTGTGTTTGTGCTGTTCCAGGTTGTGGCCAACGGCGGCCATGATGGAGCAAAAGGTGGTGTGGCCAAACGCACTTTTGTTGGAtgcaagaagaagaagatg GAAAAAGGCAATGCAATCTGAGAACAGCAGTGTTGTTCAAGATGACAATGGAAAGGAAGCAGGAAAAATGAATTCTGATGGAGAATTTCAAGCATGTGGCAGCAACGATTCATTTCTAGATTCCATCTTTGAAGAGGAGTTGGATCGACTTTTGGACCT AGATGAGAATGAAGACCTTCCTTATCTGACGGAACCTTCAGAGGCTATGGAGGGGGAAGAATCCCCTCCCAATGGAACAGAAGTTACAGAAACTATAGTGGAGGGTGAATACCCTCCAGATGGGACAGAAGTTACAGAGACTAGAGGGGGAGATGACTCTCCTCCAATTATGACACGACTCAGGGTAAGGGGCATCTCCTCTCGCCCTAAGATCGAAGCTTCAGAGTCAAGTGAGGAAGATGGAGAAGACCTTCCCCCTGATACAGAAGTAATCGAGAGCAGGGCTTCAAAAAGAACAAAACTCACCTCTAGCCCCAAAGCAGCACCGCAAAGGAAGGCCaggcctccatcctctcccccctgGACACCCAGCCCTGCCAAATCCAAAAACAGAGCTCATGCAGCCACACCTCttttcagtgggtcagagaggaagtggaggactGAGGATGAACCAGACCAAGAGCATAAATGGTTACCTTTCGAACCAGCTAGGACTCCTGGACCCCAGCTAGACACTTCAAAGAACTACACTGTTCTAGAGCTCTTCCAGCTCTTCTTCAGTAATGACGTTGTTGATACTCTCTGCTCAAACACCAACAAGAATGCCAAGAGAAGACAAGAACATGGAATCAAAGAACCATGGAAACCTGTATCTGTGGAGGAAATGTACAAATACCTCAGCATTGTAATCTATATGGGTCTGCTGAATGTACACACTGTATCAGACTACTGGAATCGAAACAGAATATATTGCCTTCCTTTTTGTTGTACAGTCATGACTATGACAAGATTTCGGGCAATCACCTATTCACTGCACATGAGTGACCCAGCAGAGGATGAGGAAAACGACAAGAAGAAGGGGACTGCGGACTATGATCGGCTCATGAGAATCAAACCTCTAAAAGACCAGATTTTGGATGCATGCAGAGCCTTCTACCACCCATTCCAGAACCTTTCCATTGATGAGCGCATGGTGCACTCCAAGGCCCGCCACAGCCTCAAACAATACATTAAATCCAAGTCCTACAGGTATGGATTCAAGCTGTATGTTTTAGCAGATTCAAGAAATGGCTACACCTGCGACTTCAATGTCTTTATGACCAAAAACCCATCTGCTTCAGGCAAAGGGGAGAGCTATGATGTTGCCATGAACCTGTTGAAGGTGCCTTACTTGGGCACAGGATACCACATTTATGTTGATAACTTCTTCACCAGCACAACTTTCTTCCGTGACCTGTACAAAAAGAAATTGGGAGCATGCGGAACCATACGTGAAATCTGTGTGGGCATCCGAGAGAACAGCATGCCTGCTCGAGCAGAGAAGGGAACCATCCGCTGGCTCCGTGATGGGGAGCTGCTCTTCACCAAGTGGATGGGCGCACAACCTGTCACCATGTGTACCACCATTCATAAGGCATTCGCAGGGGAGCAGGTCAAAATCAGGAAACAGAGCAAAAATGGATCCTGGACAACACAGTGCATACCCGTCCCAGAGGCAATCAAGCCGTACAACAAGTATATGGGGGGTGTGGACCTGTCTGATTCCCTTATCAAATGCTACAGTGTGGCCCACAAAACCATGAAGTGGTACAAGACCTTCTTCTTCCACTTTATAGACATTGCTGTGGTGAACAGCTTCCTCCTGCAGAAGGACATGGCCCAGATGAAGAAGAAAAAGTCCATGACCCACAAGCAGTTCAGGGAGCAGCTGTGCCTGCAGCTTGCTGACATTGGTAAGCAGGAGGAGGCTGAAGAAGAGtcttcagaggaggaggaggaggaagaagaacaaCCAGAAGAAGAGAAGGAATTGGTGGAAGTGAAGCGACCATGCTACCCTGTACCCATAATTGATCCTACCACTGTTGACTCCTCTCAAAGAAAATCTGGCGGCAGGAAGAAATGTTGTCTGTGCAAGGAAAGCCAGACCAACTGGCAGTGTGAGTCCTGTCAGGTAGCACTCTGTATGATACCAGACAGAAACTGCTTCAGAGTTTGGCACATGAATAAAAAGGATCTCGTAGCAGAAGTTTTCAAGAGGCATATAAAGTACAACCCATACCCTACCCATCCTTGGATGGAATATGGAGGGAAAAAAATTGAGTTCAAGTCTCAAAAACAGGCCCAGAGTTTCATTAAATGCCATTTTGGCTTGAGGAACAACAGGAAGTGA
- the LOC124041995 gene encoding piggyBac transposable element-derived protein 4-like isoform X3 — protein MEGEESPPNGTEVTETIVEGEYPPDGTEVTETRGGDDSPPIMTRLRVRGISSRPKIEASESSEEDGEDLPPDTEVIESRASKRTKLTSSPKAAPQRKARPPSSPPWTPSPAKSKNRAHAATPLFSGSERKWRTEDEPDQEHKWLPFEPARTPGPQLDTSKNYTVLELFQLFFSNDVVDTLCSNTNKNAKRRQEHGIKEPWKPVSVEEMYKYLSIVIYMGLLNVHTVSDYWNRNRIYCLPFCCTVMTMTRFRAITYSLHMSDPAEDEENDKKKGTADYDRLMRIKPLKDQILDACRAFYHPFQNLSIDERMVHSKARHSLKQYIKSKSYRYGFKLYVLADSRNGYTCDFNVFMTKNPSASGKGESYDVAMNLLKVPYLGTGYHIYVDNFFTSTTFFRDLYKKKLGACGTIREICVGIRENSMPARAEKGTIRWLRDGELLFTKWMGAQPVTMCTTIHKAFAGEQVKIRKQSKNGSWTTQCIPVPEAIKPYNKYMGGVDLSDSLIKCYSVAHKTMKWYKTFFFHFIDIAVVNSFLLQKDMAQMKKKKSMTHKQFREQLCLQLADIGKQEEAEEESSEEEEEEEEQPEEEKELVEVKRPCYPVPIIDPTTVDSSQRKSGGRKKCCLCKESQTNWQCESCQVALCMIPDRNCFRVWHMNKKDLVAEVFKRHIKYNPYPTHPWMEYGGKKIEFKSQKQAQSFIKCHFGLRNNRK, from the coding sequence ATGGAGGGGGAAGAATCCCCTCCCAATGGAACAGAAGTTACAGAAACTATAGTGGAGGGTGAATACCCTCCAGATGGGACAGAAGTTACAGAGACTAGAGGGGGAGATGACTCTCCTCCAATTATGACACGACTCAGGGTAAGGGGCATCTCCTCTCGCCCTAAGATCGAAGCTTCAGAGTCAAGTGAGGAAGATGGAGAAGACCTTCCCCCTGATACAGAAGTAATCGAGAGCAGGGCTTCAAAAAGAACAAAACTCACCTCTAGCCCCAAAGCAGCACCGCAAAGGAAGGCCaggcctccatcctctcccccctgGACACCCAGCCCTGCCAAATCCAAAAACAGAGCTCATGCAGCCACACCTCttttcagtgggtcagagaggaagtggaggactGAGGATGAACCAGACCAAGAGCATAAATGGTTACCTTTCGAACCAGCTAGGACTCCTGGACCCCAGCTAGACACTTCAAAGAACTACACTGTTCTAGAGCTCTTCCAGCTCTTCTTCAGTAATGACGTTGTTGATACTCTCTGCTCAAACACCAACAAGAATGCCAAGAGAAGACAAGAACATGGAATCAAAGAACCATGGAAACCTGTATCTGTGGAGGAAATGTACAAATACCTCAGCATTGTAATCTATATGGGTCTGCTGAATGTACACACTGTATCAGACTACTGGAATCGAAACAGAATATATTGCCTTCCTTTTTGTTGTACAGTCATGACTATGACAAGATTTCGGGCAATCACCTATTCACTGCACATGAGTGACCCAGCAGAGGATGAGGAAAACGACAAGAAGAAGGGGACTGCGGACTATGATCGGCTCATGAGAATCAAACCTCTAAAAGACCAGATTTTGGATGCATGCAGAGCCTTCTACCACCCATTCCAGAACCTTTCCATTGATGAGCGCATGGTGCACTCCAAGGCCCGCCACAGCCTCAAACAATACATTAAATCCAAGTCCTACAGGTATGGATTCAAGCTGTATGTTTTAGCAGATTCAAGAAATGGCTACACCTGCGACTTCAATGTCTTTATGACCAAAAACCCATCTGCTTCAGGCAAAGGGGAGAGCTATGATGTTGCCATGAACCTGTTGAAGGTGCCTTACTTGGGCACAGGATACCACATTTATGTTGATAACTTCTTCACCAGCACAACTTTCTTCCGTGACCTGTACAAAAAGAAATTGGGAGCATGCGGAACCATACGTGAAATCTGTGTGGGCATCCGAGAGAACAGCATGCCTGCTCGAGCAGAGAAGGGAACCATCCGCTGGCTCCGTGATGGGGAGCTGCTCTTCACCAAGTGGATGGGCGCACAACCTGTCACCATGTGTACCACCATTCATAAGGCATTCGCAGGGGAGCAGGTCAAAATCAGGAAACAGAGCAAAAATGGATCCTGGACAACACAGTGCATACCCGTCCCAGAGGCAATCAAGCCGTACAACAAGTATATGGGGGGTGTGGACCTGTCTGATTCCCTTATCAAATGCTACAGTGTGGCCCACAAAACCATGAAGTGGTACAAGACCTTCTTCTTCCACTTTATAGACATTGCTGTGGTGAACAGCTTCCTCCTGCAGAAGGACATGGCCCAGATGAAGAAGAAAAAGTCCATGACCCACAAGCAGTTCAGGGAGCAGCTGTGCCTGCAGCTTGCTGACATTGGTAAGCAGGAGGAGGCTGAAGAAGAGtcttcagaggaggaggaggaggaagaagaacaaCCAGAAGAAGAGAAGGAATTGGTGGAAGTGAAGCGACCATGCTACCCTGTACCCATAATTGATCCTACCACTGTTGACTCCTCTCAAAGAAAATCTGGCGGCAGGAAGAAATGTTGTCTGTGCAAGGAAAGCCAGACCAACTGGCAGTGTGAGTCCTGTCAGGTAGCACTCTGTATGATACCAGACAGAAACTGCTTCAGAGTTTGGCACATGAATAAAAAGGATCTCGTAGCAGAAGTTTTCAAGAGGCATATAAAGTACAACCCATACCCTACCCATCCTTGGATGGAATATGGAGGGAAAAAAATTGAGTTCAAGTCTCAAAAACAGGCCCAGAGTTTCATTAAATGCCATTTTGGCTTGAGGAACAACAGGAAGTGA